The Paraburkholderia sp. ZP32-5 genome includes a window with the following:
- a CDS encoding ArnT family glycosyltransferase translates to MNDTPSRLPLNRTAILLLVLVLALIWFVPLGWRHLLPSDEGRYAEMAREMLVTGDWITPRYNAYKYFEKPPLQTWANALTFAWFGIGEWQARLYTALTGFAGVLLVGFTGARVFNTATGVFAALVLGCSPYWSLMGHFNTLDMGLSFWMTLTLCALLLAQRPNLRPPCVRGWMWLCWASMALAVLSKGLIGVILPGAVLVLYTLIARDWALWKRLHLVSGLIVFFAIVTPWFVLVQQRNPEFLNFFFIVQQFKRYLTPEQNRPGAFYYFVPVLLVGFLPWLSVSVQSVRHAWRTPRQPNGFAPVTLMLTWIVFIFLFFSASHSKLLSYTLPIAPPIAMLIGLYLPLVTRDQLRRHLAGYALFFVVAAFAALFLPRLGTARNPTELYVAFRVWVLAALAVAFVLTLVALWLNRRGQSGATSNGGIGLGAIAAFGAGWLLLGTIAGTGHDVFGRLSSGAPLAPAIRAQLAKLPPDTPFYSVGVLDHTLPFYIGHTMIMVEHPDELAFGVSVEPQKWVPTVDAWIARWKAERYALALIPPPTYERLVKEGLPMQVVARDSRRVVVMKPLPAAGEAAPADAPAASAAPATAASAATPAPSDTAASVAAKPQQ, encoded by the coding sequence ATGAACGATACGCCGTCGAGGCTACCGCTCAACCGCACCGCGATCCTGCTGCTGGTGCTGGTGCTTGCCCTGATCTGGTTCGTGCCGCTCGGCTGGCGCCATCTGCTGCCGAGCGACGAGGGCCGCTACGCCGAAATGGCGCGTGAAATGCTGGTCACCGGCGACTGGATCACGCCGCGCTACAACGCCTACAAGTATTTCGAGAAGCCGCCGCTGCAAACCTGGGCGAATGCGCTGACGTTCGCGTGGTTCGGCATCGGCGAGTGGCAGGCGCGGCTCTACACCGCGCTGACGGGCTTCGCCGGCGTGCTGCTGGTCGGCTTCACCGGCGCGCGCGTGTTCAACACGGCAACCGGCGTTTTCGCGGCGCTGGTGCTCGGCTGCTCGCCGTACTGGAGCCTGATGGGCCACTTCAATACGCTCGACATGGGCCTGTCGTTCTGGATGACGCTCACGCTGTGCGCGCTGCTGCTCGCGCAGCGCCCGAACCTGCGCCCGCCGTGCGTGCGCGGCTGGATGTGGCTGTGCTGGGCGTCGATGGCGCTGGCGGTGCTGTCCAAGGGTCTGATCGGCGTGATCCTGCCGGGTGCCGTGCTGGTGCTCTATACGCTGATCGCGCGCGACTGGGCGCTGTGGAAGCGCCTGCATCTGGTCAGCGGGCTGATCGTCTTTTTCGCGATCGTGACGCCGTGGTTCGTGCTCGTGCAGCAGCGCAATCCGGAATTCCTGAACTTCTTCTTCATCGTCCAGCAGTTCAAACGCTATCTGACGCCCGAGCAGAACCGGCCCGGCGCGTTCTACTACTTCGTGCCGGTGCTGCTGGTCGGCTTCCTGCCGTGGCTGTCGGTGAGCGTGCAGAGCGTGCGCCACGCGTGGCGCACGCCGCGCCAGCCGAACGGCTTCGCGCCGGTCACGCTGATGCTGACGTGGATCGTCTTCATCTTCCTGTTCTTCAGCGCTTCGCATTCGAAGCTGCTCTCCTACACGCTGCCGATCGCGCCGCCGATCGCGATGCTGATCGGCCTCTACCTGCCGCTCGTCACGCGCGACCAGCTGCGCCGCCATCTGGCCGGCTATGCGCTCTTTTTCGTGGTCGCCGCGTTCGCGGCACTGTTCCTGCCGCGCCTCGGCACCGCGCGCAATCCGACCGAGCTGTACGTCGCGTTCCGCGTCTGGGTGCTCGCCGCGCTCGCCGTCGCGTTCGTGCTGACGCTCGTCGCGCTGTGGCTGAACCGCCGCGGCCAGAGCGGCGCCACGAGCAACGGCGGGATCGGCCTCGGCGCCATCGCCGCATTCGGCGCGGGCTGGCTGCTGCTGGGTACGATCGCCGGCACTGGGCACGATGTGTTTGGCCGGCTGAGCTCCGGCGCGCCGCTCGCACCGGCGATCCGCGCGCAGCTCGCGAAACTGCCGCCCGACACGCCGTTCTACTCGGTCGGCGTGCTCGACCATACGCTGCCGTTCTATATCGGCCACACGATGATCATGGTCGAACACCCGGACGAGCTTGCATTCGGCGTCTCCGTCGAACCGCAGAAATGGGTGCCGACCGTCGATGCGTGGATCGCGCGCTGGAAGGCCGAGCGTTACGCGCTCGCGCTGATCCCGCCGCCGACCTACGAGCGCCTCGTCAAGGAAGGCCTGCCGATGCAGGTGGTCGCGCGCGATTCGCGCCGCGTGGTGGTGATGAAGCCACTGCCGGCCGCCGGCGAAGCCGCTCCGGCGGACGCGCCAGCGGCGTCCGCAGCGCCGGCCACGGCTGCGTCGGCGGCCACGCCCGCGCCATCCGACACAGCCGCCTCCGTGGCGGCAAAACCACAACAATGA
- a CDS encoding homoserine dehydrogenase yields the protein MEPIKVGLLGFGTVGSGTFTVLRRNQEEIKRRAGRGIEIARIAVRNPAKATAALGGEAGGVALTDDFNAVVDDPSIAIVAEMIGGTGIARDLVLRAIRNGKHVVTANKALLAVHGTEIFEAARANGVMVAFEAAVAGGIPIIKALREGLTANRIQYIAGIINGTTNYILSEMRDRGLDFATALKAAQELGYAEADPTFDIEGVDAAHKATIMSAIAFGVPVQFERAYVEGISKLAAIDIKYAEELGYRIKLLGITRRTDKGIELRVHPTLIPEKRLLANVEGAMNAVVVHGDAVGATLYYGKGAGAEPTASAVVADLVDVTRLHTADPEHRVPHLAFQPDSLSNTPILPIDEVTSGYYLRLRVADVTGVLADITRILADSGISIDALLQKESERVDANGKGETDIILITHVTVEKQLNAAIKSIEALKTVVSQVTKLRMEALN from the coding sequence ATGGAACCGATCAAAGTTGGACTGCTGGGCTTCGGCACGGTAGGCAGCGGCACCTTCACGGTACTGCGCCGCAATCAGGAAGAAATCAAACGCCGCGCGGGCCGCGGCATCGAGATTGCGCGCATTGCCGTGCGCAACCCCGCGAAGGCGACCGCGGCGCTCGGCGGCGAAGCCGGCGGCGTGGCGCTCACCGATGACTTCAACGCGGTGGTGGACGATCCGTCGATCGCGATCGTCGCGGAAATGATCGGCGGCACCGGCATCGCGCGCGATCTGGTGCTGCGCGCGATCAGAAACGGCAAGCACGTGGTCACGGCCAACAAGGCGCTGCTCGCGGTGCACGGCACCGAGATTTTCGAGGCGGCGCGCGCGAACGGCGTGATGGTCGCGTTCGAGGCGGCGGTGGCGGGCGGCATTCCGATCATCAAGGCGTTGCGCGAAGGTCTGACCGCGAACCGCATCCAGTACATCGCCGGCATCATCAACGGCACGACCAACTACATCCTGTCGGAGATGCGTGATCGCGGGCTCGACTTCGCGACCGCGCTGAAAGCCGCGCAGGAACTCGGCTACGCGGAAGCGGACCCGACCTTCGACATCGAAGGCGTCGACGCCGCGCACAAAGCGACGATCATGAGCGCGATCGCGTTCGGCGTGCCGGTGCAGTTCGAGCGCGCGTACGTCGAAGGCATCAGCAAGCTGGCCGCGATCGACATCAAATACGCCGAGGAACTCGGTTATCGCATCAAGCTGCTCGGCATCACGCGCCGCACCGATAAAGGCATCGAACTGCGCGTGCATCCCACCTTGATTCCGGAAAAGCGTCTGCTGGCGAACGTGGAAGGCGCGATGAACGCGGTCGTCGTGCATGGCGACGCGGTCGGCGCGACGCTCTATTACGGCAAGGGCGCGGGCGCGGAGCCGACGGCCTCCGCGGTGGTCGCCGATCTGGTCGACGTGACGCGCCTGCACACGGCCGACCCCGAGCATCGCGTGCCGCATCTGGCGTTCCAGCCGGACAGCCTGTCGAACACGCCGATCCTGCCGATCGACGAAGTCACGAGCGGCTACTACCTGCGCCTGCGCGTCGCCGACGTGACCGGCGTGCTCGCCGACATCACGCGCATCCTCGCCGACAGCGGTATCTCGATCGACGCGCTGCTGCAGAAGGAGTCGGAGCGCGTCGATGCGAACGGCAAGGGCGAAACCGACATCATCCTGATTACGCACGTCACGGTCGAAAAGCAGTTGAACGCCGCGATCAAGTCGATCGAGGCGCTGAAGACCGTCGTCTCGCAAGTCACGAAGCTGCGCATGGAAGCGCTGAACTAG
- the thrC gene encoding threonine synthase, giving the protein MNYLSTRGAGAGEHHSFSDILLGGLAKDGGLYLPAQYPQVSADELARWRTLSYADLAFEVLSKFVDDIPADDLRELTRKTYTAATYCNVRDDESAAQITPLKTLGIENGAPLALLELSNGPTLAFKDMAMQLIGNLFEYALAKHGETLNILGATSGDTGSAAEYAMRGKQGIRVFMLSPHKKMSAFQTAQMYSLQDPNIFNLAVEGVFDDAQDIVKAVSNDHAFKAKYKIGTVNSINWARVVAQVVYYFKGYFAATKSNDERVSFTVPSGNFGNVCAGHIARMMGLPIEKLVVATNENDVLDEFFRTGIYRVRKAAETYHTSSPSMDISKASNFERFVFDLLGRDPARVLQLFRDVEEKGGFDLAASGDFARVQEFGFVSGRSSHDTRVDTIRDVFERYDTMIDTHTADGLKVAREHLQPGIPMIVLETAQPIKFGETIREALLREPERPAAFSGLEALPQRFEVVPADVQRVKDFIAANTGA; this is encoded by the coding sequence ATGAACTACCTCTCCACGCGCGGCGCCGGCGCCGGCGAACACCACTCCTTCTCGGACATCCTGCTCGGCGGTCTCGCGAAAGACGGCGGTCTGTATCTGCCCGCGCAATACCCGCAGGTCAGCGCCGACGAACTCGCGCGCTGGCGCACGCTGTCGTACGCGGACCTCGCGTTCGAAGTGCTGTCGAAATTCGTCGACGATATCCCCGCCGACGACCTGCGCGAGCTGACGCGCAAGACCTACACAGCCGCCACGTATTGCAACGTGCGCGACGACGAAAGCGCCGCGCAGATCACGCCGCTGAAAACGCTCGGCATCGAAAACGGCGCGCCGCTCGCGCTGCTCGAACTGTCGAACGGGCCGACGCTCGCGTTCAAGGACATGGCGATGCAACTGATCGGCAACCTGTTCGAATACGCGCTGGCGAAGCACGGCGAAACGCTGAACATTCTTGGCGCGACCTCGGGCGACACCGGCAGCGCGGCCGAATACGCGATGCGCGGCAAGCAGGGCATCCGTGTGTTCATGCTGTCGCCGCACAAGAAGATGAGCGCGTTCCAGACCGCGCAGATGTACAGCCTGCAGGACCCGAACATCTTCAACCTCGCGGTGGAAGGCGTGTTCGACGACGCGCAGGATATCGTCAAGGCCGTGTCGAACGATCACGCGTTCAAGGCGAAGTACAAGATCGGCACCGTCAATTCGATCAACTGGGCGCGTGTCGTCGCGCAGGTCGTCTACTACTTCAAGGGCTACTTTGCCGCGACGAAGTCGAACGACGAGCGCGTGTCGTTCACTGTGCCGTCAGGCAACTTCGGCAACGTGTGTGCGGGTCATATCGCGCGCATGATGGGTTTGCCGATCGAGAAGCTGGTCGTCGCAACGAACGAAAACGACGTGCTCGACGAGTTCTTCCGCACCGGCATCTACCGCGTGCGCAAGGCAGCCGAGACGTACCACACCAGCAGCCCGAGCATGGATATCTCGAAGGCGTCGAACTTCGAGCGCTTCGTGTTCGATCTGCTCGGCCGCGATCCGGCGCGCGTGCTGCAACTGTTCCGCGATGTCGAGGAGAAGGGCGGTTTCGATCTCGCGGCGAGCGGTGACTTTGCGCGCGTTCAGGAGTTCGGTTTCGTGTCCGGCCGCAGCAGTCACGACACCCGCGTGGACACGATTCGCGATGTGTTCGAGCGTTACGACACGATGATCGACACGCATACCGCCGATGGTCTGAAGGTCGCGCGCGAACATCTGCAGCCGGGCATCCCGATGATCGTGCTCGAGACCGCGCAGCCAATCAAGTTTGGCGAGACGATCCGCGAGGCGCTGCTGCGCGAACCGGAACGGCCGGCGGCGTTCTCGGGGCTGGAGGCATTGCCGCAACGCTTCGAGGTCGTGCCGGCGGATGTTCAGCGGGTGAAGGACTTCATCGCGGCTAATACCGGCGCGTAG
- a CDS encoding DegT/DnrJ/EryC1/StrS family aminotransferase has translation MSQSTVPFLPFVKPEIDEETIQGVADVLRSGWITTGPQNQKFEAALSEFCGGRPVRTFNSGTATLEIGLRIAGVGPGDEVITTPATWVSTSNVILETGATPVFADIDPVTRNIDLDLLEKAITPRTKALIPVYLSGLPVDMDRLYAIARAHKLRVIEDAAQAFGSTWNGERIGKLGDIVSFSFHANKNLTSIEGGALVLNNEEEAVLAQKYRLQGITRTGFDGMDCDVLGGKYNLTDVAARVGLGQLPHLERFIAQRRRLARAYFAGFEGGAAVKLGVGLPFADFENSNWHMFQITLPLENLTIDRAGFMGELKERGIGSGVHYPALHLFSLYRARGFEEGMFPHAERFGATTVTLPLFTLMNEGDVERVCRAVNEICDQYGK, from the coding sequence ATGAGCCAGTCAACAGTCCCGTTTTTGCCGTTTGTCAAACCCGAGATCGACGAAGAAACGATTCAGGGCGTCGCCGACGTACTGCGTTCCGGCTGGATCACCACCGGTCCGCAGAACCAGAAGTTCGAGGCGGCGCTGTCGGAGTTCTGCGGCGGCCGTCCGGTGCGCACGTTCAATTCCGGCACCGCGACGCTCGAAATCGGGCTGCGCATCGCCGGTGTCGGTCCCGGCGACGAAGTGATCACGACGCCGGCCACCTGGGTATCGACCAGCAACGTGATTCTCGAAACCGGCGCGACGCCGGTGTTCGCCGACATCGACCCGGTCACCCGCAACATCGACCTCGACCTGCTCGAAAAAGCGATCACGCCGCGCACGAAGGCGCTGATTCCGGTCTATCTGTCCGGCCTGCCGGTCGATATGGACCGTCTGTACGCGATCGCCCGCGCGCACAAGCTGCGCGTGATCGAAGACGCCGCGCAGGCATTCGGCTCAACCTGGAATGGCGAGCGCATCGGCAAGCTCGGCGACATCGTGTCGTTCAGCTTCCACGCCAATAAGAACCTGACCTCGATCGAAGGCGGCGCGCTGGTGCTGAACAACGAGGAAGAAGCGGTGCTCGCGCAGAAGTACCGGCTGCAGGGCATCACGCGCACCGGCTTCGACGGCATGGACTGCGACGTGCTCGGCGGCAAATACAACCTGACCGACGTCGCCGCGCGCGTGGGCCTCGGCCAACTGCCCCATCTCGAGCGTTTCATCGCACAGCGCAGGCGTCTCGCACGTGCGTACTTCGCGGGTTTCGAAGGCGGCGCGGCGGTCAAACTGGGCGTCGGCCTGCCGTTCGCCGATTTCGAAAACAGCAACTGGCACATGTTCCAGATCACGCTGCCGCTGGAAAACCTCACGATCGACCGCGCCGGCTTCATGGGCGAACTGAAGGAGCGCGGCATCGGCTCCGGCGTGCATTACCCGGCGCTGCACCTGTTCTCGCTGTATCGCGCGCGCGGTTTCGAGGAAGGCATGTTCCCGCACGCGGAGCGCTTCGGCGCGACGACGGTCACGCTGCCGCTTTTCACGCTAATGAACGAAGGCGACGTCGAACGCGTGTGCCGCGCGGTCAACGAAATTTGCGACCAATACGGAAAATAA
- a CDS encoding SMR family transporter, with amino-acid sequence MNPISLFCILAGVTLNAGAQLLLKAGTNAVGHFEFTRANILPIGFKLATQPPIIGGLACYVISVAVWIIGLSRVDVSIAYPMLSLGYVVNAVAAWYLFGEVMSVQKLVGIAIILVGVVVLARS; translated from the coding sequence ATGAACCCGATTTCCCTGTTCTGCATCCTCGCCGGCGTGACGCTGAATGCCGGCGCGCAACTGCTGCTCAAAGCCGGCACGAATGCCGTTGGACACTTCGAATTCACCCGTGCGAACATCCTGCCCATCGGCTTCAAGCTCGCGACCCAGCCGCCGATCATCGGCGGGCTCGCCTGCTACGTGATCAGCGTGGCGGTGTGGATCATCGGGCTCTCGCGCGTGGATGTGTCGATCGCCTATCCGATGCTCTCGCTCGGCTACGTCGTCAACGCGGTGGCCGCGTGGTATCTGTTCGGCGAAGTGATGTCGGTGCAGAAGCTGGTCGGCATCGCCATCATCCTGGTTGGCGTGGTCGTGCTCGCGCGCAGCTAA
- the moaD gene encoding molybdopterin converting factor subunit 1, with amino-acid sequence MKIELRYFASVREALNTSDETVDVPDGIATVGDVRAWLRVRGGIWAETLAEGRALRMACNHVMTGAGTRITEGCEVAFFPPVTGG; translated from the coding sequence ATGAAGATTGAACTCCGATACTTTGCAAGCGTGCGCGAAGCGCTGAACACGTCCGACGAAACCGTCGACGTCCCCGACGGCATCGCGACCGTCGGCGACGTGCGCGCGTGGCTGCGCGTGCGCGGCGGCATCTGGGCCGAAACGCTCGCCGAAGGCCGCGCGCTGCGCATGGCCTGCAATCACGTGATGACCGGCGCGGGCACGCGCATCACCGAAGGCTGCGAGGTCGCGTTTTTTCCGCCGGTAACGGGCGGTTGA
- a CDS encoding molybdopterin molybdotransferase MoeA, translated as MLATADALAILLDAARPIEGTESIPTLDALNRVLSADVTSPLDVPPMNTSSMDGYAVRIADLAHGNRLPVSQRIPAGHAPVPLGPASIARIFTGATVPPGADAVVMQEQTEAAGDEVTIVHRPQAGEWITAQGADIRAGSVILPAGTRLTPQALGLAASVGCAQLEVRRRVKVAVFFTGDELTMPGEPLKPGAIYNSNRFTLRGLLENLGCEVTDYGIVPDQFDATRATLREAAQAHDLILTSGGVSVGEEDHVKPAVEAEGRLSMWQIAMKPGKPLAFGAVRRGSVEAGPATEAGAASASSPAAAEAFFLGLPGNPVSSFVTFLMFVRPFVLRLAGVQAVAPRALSLRADFTQSKADRRNEFLRARVNAAGGLDLFPNQSSAVLTSTVWGDGLIDNPPNHAISAGETVRFIPFSELLN; from the coding sequence ATGCTCGCCACCGCGGATGCGCTGGCGATCCTGCTCGACGCCGCGCGCCCGATCGAGGGCACCGAATCGATTCCGACGCTCGATGCGTTGAACCGCGTGCTGTCCGCCGATGTGACTTCACCGCTCGACGTGCCGCCGATGAACACCAGTTCGATGGACGGCTACGCGGTCCGTATCGCCGATCTCGCGCACGGCAACCGCTTGCCGGTTTCGCAACGCATTCCGGCCGGCCATGCGCCGGTGCCGCTCGGGCCCGCCAGCATCGCGCGCATTTTCACCGGCGCGACGGTGCCGCCCGGCGCCGACGCGGTCGTGATGCAGGAGCAAACCGAGGCAGCCGGCGATGAAGTCACGATCGTGCATCGGCCGCAAGCGGGCGAGTGGATCACCGCGCAGGGCGCGGATATTCGCGCGGGCTCGGTGATCCTGCCGGCCGGCACGCGGCTTACGCCGCAGGCGCTGGGGCTGGCGGCGTCGGTCGGTTGCGCGCAACTCGAGGTGCGCCGCCGCGTGAAGGTCGCCGTGTTCTTCACCGGCGACGAACTGACGATGCCCGGCGAGCCGCTGAAGCCGGGCGCGATCTACAACTCGAATCGCTTCACGTTGCGCGGGCTGCTCGAAAATCTCGGCTGCGAAGTGACCGACTACGGCATCGTCCCCGATCAATTCGACGCGACCCGCGCGACGCTGCGCGAGGCTGCTCAGGCGCATGACCTGATCCTGACCTCCGGTGGCGTGTCGGTGGGCGAGGAGGATCACGTGAAGCCGGCGGTCGAGGCCGAAGGGCGTCTGTCGATGTGGCAGATCGCCATGAAGCCGGGCAAGCCGCTCGCGTTCGGTGCGGTGCGCCGTGGCAGCGTTGAAGCTGGCCCGGCAACCGAGGCAGGCGCGGCATCCGCAAGCTCGCCGGCCGCCGCCGAAGCGTTTTTCCTCGGCTTGCCCGGCAATCCGGTGTCGAGCTTCGTCACGTTCCTGATGTTCGTGCGGCCGTTCGTACTGCGTCTGGCCGGCGTGCAAGCGGTCGCGCCGCGCGCGCTGTCGCTGCGCGCCGATTTCACGCAGAGCAAGGCCGATCGCCGCAACGAGTTTCTGCGCGCGCGCGTGAACGCGGCCGGCGGCCTCGATCTGTTTCCGAACCAGAGTTCGGCGGTGCTGACCTCGACCGTGTGGGGCGACGGTCTGATCGACAATCCGCCGAATCACGCGATCAGCGCCGGCGAGACCGTGCGCTTCATTCCGTTTTCCGAACTGTTGAACTGA
- a CDS encoding Mth938-like domain-containing protein, producing MKLHQDSSGALNTVTGYGADYVEINLERHAGSILVLPHAPVIPWPVSSFEQLSPEHFAMLIDAAPEVVVFGSGERLRFPHPRLTAALAAKRIGVETMDFKAACRTYNILMAEGRRVAAALLIEA from the coding sequence TTGAAATTACATCAGGATTCCAGCGGCGCGCTGAACACCGTCACCGGCTACGGCGCCGACTACGTCGAAATCAATCTGGAGCGTCACGCGGGCAGCATCCTCGTGCTGCCGCACGCGCCGGTTATTCCCTGGCCCGTCTCGTCTTTCGAACAGCTGAGCCCCGAGCACTTTGCGATGCTGATCGACGCCGCGCCCGAAGTGGTCGTGTTCGGCAGCGGCGAGCGGCTGCGCTTTCCGCATCCGCGCCTGACCGCCGCGCTCGCGGCGAAGCGCATCGGCGTCGAAACGATGGACTTCAAGGCGGCCTGCCGCACCTACAACATTCTGATGGCCGAGGGCCGCAGGGTCGCGGCCGCGCTGCTGATCGAAGCCTGA
- a CDS encoding glycosyltransferase, whose amino-acid sequence MTYSEHRAVAPEVSIIIPVYNEEAGLAALFARLYPALDALGTRYEVIFINDGSRDKSPALLAEQFRARPDTTRVILLNGNYGQHMAILAGFEQSRGEIVITLDADLQNPPEEIGKLVSKMREGFDYVGTIRMQRQDSLWRRKASRAMNHLRERITRIKMTDQGCMLRAYSRHIIDTINRCGEINTFIPALAYTFAQNPVEIEVAHEERFAGESKYSLYSLIRLNFDLVTGFSVVPLQWLSFIGVILSLGSAALFVLLLIRRFIIGAEVQGVFTLFAITFFLLGVIIFALGLLGEYIGRIYQQVRARPRYLVQTILEERNGTAVTEAPRQAVVQGVQPAPFADQGRHS is encoded by the coding sequence ATGACTTATTCGGAACATCGAGCCGTCGCACCGGAAGTGTCGATCATCATTCCGGTGTACAACGAGGAGGCCGGACTGGCCGCGCTGTTCGCGCGCCTCTATCCGGCGCTCGACGCGCTCGGCACCCGCTACGAAGTAATCTTCATCAACGACGGCAGCCGCGATAAATCGCCCGCGCTGCTCGCCGAGCAGTTCCGCGCCCGCCCCGACACGACCCGCGTGATCCTGCTGAACGGCAACTACGGCCAGCATATGGCGATTCTCGCGGGCTTCGAGCAATCGCGCGGCGAGATCGTGATCACGCTCGACGCCGATCTGCAGAATCCGCCCGAGGAAATCGGCAAGCTGGTGTCGAAGATGCGCGAGGGCTTCGACTACGTCGGCACGATTCGCATGCAGCGCCAGGACAGCCTGTGGCGCCGCAAGGCATCGCGCGCGATGAACCATCTGCGCGAGCGCATCACGCGCATCAAGATGACCGACCAGGGCTGCATGCTGCGCGCGTATAGCCGCCACATCATCGATACGATCAATCGTTGCGGCGAGATCAACACGTTCATCCCGGCGCTCGCGTACACGTTCGCGCAGAACCCGGTCGAGATCGAGGTCGCGCACGAGGAACGCTTCGCCGGCGAATCGAAGTATTCGCTGTATTCGCTGATCCGCCTGAATTTCGATCTGGTCACCGGCTTTTCGGTGGTGCCGCTGCAGTGGCTGTCGTTCATCGGCGTGATCCTGTCGCTCGGCTCCGCGGCGCTGTTCGTGCTGCTGCTGATTCGCCGCTTCATCATCGGCGCGGAAGTGCAAGGTGTGTTCACGCTGTTCGCTATCACCTTCTTCCTGCTCGGCGTGATCATCTTCGCGCTCGGGCTACTCGGCGAATACATCGGCCGCATCTACCAGCAGGTGCGCGCGCGGCCGCGCTATCTGGTACAGACCATTCTCGAGGAACGCAACGGCACGGCCGTGACCGAAGCGCCGCGCCAGGCGGTCGTGCAAGGCGTGCAGCCGGCGCCGTTCGCCGATCAGGGGCGTCACTCATGA
- a CDS encoding pyridoxal phosphate-dependent aminotransferase, with product MPAVKPILKSNKLLNVCYDIRGPVLEHAKRLEEEGHRIIKLNIGNLAPFGFEAPDEIIQDMILNLPGSSGYSDSKGVFAARKAIMHYTQQKGVSGVELDDIYIGNGASELIVMALQALCNDGDEVLLPAPDYPLWTAGVSLAGGTPVHYICDESNSWMPDLDDIRAKITPNTRALVVINPNNPTGALYSDELLLGLIDIARQHGLVIFADEVYDKIVYDGKTHTALGSLSEDVLTVTFNSLSKSYRSCGYRAGWMAISGLTGENRRLAKDYLEGLGILASMRLCPNVPGQYAIQTALGGYQSINDLIVPSGRLYKQRELAYNMLTAIPGVSCVKPEAALYMFPRLDPKVYPIQNDQQFILDLLLEERVLLVQGTGFNWKAPDHFRVVFLPNVDDLADSINRIARFLDGYRKRHTA from the coding sequence GTGCCCGCCGTGAAACCCATTCTCAAATCCAACAAGTTGTTGAATGTCTGCTACGACATTCGCGGGCCCGTCCTCGAACATGCGAAGCGGCTCGAAGAAGAGGGCCACCGCATCATCAAGCTGAACATCGGCAATCTCGCGCCGTTCGGCTTCGAGGCGCCGGACGAGATCATTCAGGACATGATCCTCAACCTGCCGGGTTCGTCGGGCTACTCCGATTCGAAGGGCGTGTTCGCCGCGCGCAAGGCGATCATGCACTACACGCAGCAAAAGGGCGTGTCCGGCGTCGAGCTCGATGACATCTACATCGGCAACGGCGCGTCGGAGCTGATCGTGATGGCGCTGCAGGCGCTGTGCAACGACGGCGACGAAGTACTGCTGCCGGCGCCCGACTACCCGCTGTGGACCGCCGGCGTGAGCCTCGCGGGCGGCACGCCGGTGCATTACATCTGCGACGAATCGAATAGCTGGATGCCCGATCTCGACGACATCCGCGCGAAAATCACGCCGAATACGCGCGCGCTCGTCGTGATCAACCCGAACAACCCGACCGGCGCGCTGTATTCGGACGAACTGCTGCTCGGCCTGATCGACATCGCGCGCCAGCACGGTCTCGTGATCTTCGCCGACGAGGTCTACGACAAGATCGTCTACGACGGCAAGACCCACACCGCGCTGGGCTCGCTGTCCGAAGACGTGCTGACGGTCACCTTCAACAGCCTGTCGAAGAGCTACCGCTCGTGCGGCTATCGCGCCGGCTGGATGGCCATTTCGGGCTTGACCGGCGAAAACCGCCGGCTCGCGAAAGACTATCTGGAAGGGCTCGGCATTCTCGCGTCGATGCGCCTGTGCCCGAACGTGCCCGGCCAGTATGCGATCCAGACCGCGCTCGGCGGCTATCAGAGCATCAACGACCTGATCGTGCCGAGCGGGCGTTTGTACAAGCAGCGCGAGCTTGCCTACAACATGCTGACGGCGATCCCCGGCGTGAGCTGCGTGAAGCCGGAAGCGGCGCTCTACATGTTCCCGCGCCTCGATCCGAAGGTGTATCCGATCCAGAACGACCAGCAGTTCATCCTCGATCTGCTGCTCGAAGAGCGCGTGCTGCTCGTGCAGGGCACCGGCTTCAACTGGAAGGCGCCGGATCACTTCCGCGTCGTGTTCCTGCCGAACGTCGACGATCTCGCCGATTCGATCAACCGGATCGCGCGTTTCCTCGACGGCTACCGCAAGCGTCACACAGCCTGA